Part of the Vanessa atalanta chromosome 1, ilVanAtal1.2, whole genome shotgun sequence genome is shown below.
ATGTAAACTAACTTGTGTTACGCTTCCATTTGATATCTGAGATATGGCGACATGACATCTGATGGTCTTTAtcgaaacttttttaaaaagacaaGATATGCTAGAAAATTCAGAATCAGTAACAATCGTagtcttatttattatagtctATTTCAACAAATTCATGTTGATTGTCATTAAACACAACTTTTGAACATTATGTCAAACTAAACACTAAGCAATTAAGATAATTGGGACGAAAAGTGATGTTGCCTTATATTTCCCTATTTTGTTACAGGttgattttaaatatctcaTGTTCTACAATTTTATCAGGCAAGATACactaaatttcattataattcaaaacGAACTTGATGTGAGCCATATTTCTTAAATCCCGCCAATATATAAGACCTCTAAAGAACATAAAACAGTTGTATTACTAATTTAAGAAAGCTCAAAGGTTAATGCTATTCCTTGTTTTTGCCTCTTcattgtatgatataaaaatatataaattgacaaCGTACACtgtataattgataaataaatatacttcaagttaccaaatatgttgtttttattcaattctgTGACCTGGTGCTAAAAGGACCTAGGTACATTTTTGAGTATATTGCAAACTACATTTTGTCATTTTACGAATAATGTACTAAAATGTGGTCACCCATGATGAACTATCTCGTTTATCTAAAGGTTAGATAGATGGCTGAAAAAATCGAGGTTCGGGGTTCAAGGTCTTAATCGGGCCGATAAAAGattattagttttttgttttaaaaaaatcggctctaataattgtattgtattattaacaGCAGGctatagaattaattttgtaaacatttgtaAAGGTGACAAAATACATCAGGCAATTGTTCgtctacatttttaatatagatatttaaaaaacgaatgtcGCCACATAATGCACTTCCATTTTGTATAGGTATTATTCACAAGAATATTTATGATCATATTGGTCATAATacttatagaattataaataaatagatttgcaGTATACATGTTGTCTTGATTGTCACGTTTATTTTCCAACCATGCCAATTTACTTActatcataaacaaaaattaaaaaaaaactcttacttAACTTGCTAATATATTCTTAGTTAAGggaaaaataaaacgaacgcaatatttatttaaaatgctttattatCCGGAACATTATGCTAAATTCGAATAACCGTTAAACAATGATTTCTATTGACGAAGCTAAAGCACATGGCATTACAAAGTAAATCAAACTTACTCATTACCGACTCGAcgactattatattattgcatATAAAACACTATAAAAACCATTTATTCATGTTCGTTTATTCGAATACAGTAACATGGAATACGGATTCTAAGAAAGGcaagtatgtaatgtaaaaaggAAAAACTTGAACTACATCGGCAGTGAGcacgattatttttatatgaattttaatatattgaaaaatttctAATTATACGAAGTTCCAACCGTTCTGCACCGAACAGCATTTTCTAACTTAATATTAACTAGCAAGTTAGAATACTAATTGTGCTTTCAATATAATCACTATAGATGAAGATTAAATTCTTAGATTACGAGTCTTAAATGTCACCAGAAGAGATCGCGACGACGCCAGTGTCGATCAaacgtttcaatttaaataaatataacaaactatGTACACAATATCAGAGATCTTCCCTTGGTTTCGTCTAGCGCGGGAACTGGACGCGAATGATATACTTACGATTTTATGAATGGAATAAATGATTAGCAGTCATTCTTTACAGGAGCGGGTTTAAGTAGGTATTTAATGTACCAATTCCGAGGGACTCTTCCccttattattcattacaaacagaaattatttccatttaatattgtaaaacattttagttaaactatattaaacagaaaataaatttcaatttaatatttcaagatTTGAATGTACATACATAAGCTTAAATTCGCTcccgtttatttataaaaaaaattatgactaaattatgaaaacaaGTATACGGAATGATATAAGATCGCGTCCAAGAACCTTCTAGCGCTCGTTCGTTTCACAATTAAGTCGAATACAAAACATTTGCCTTACATTAAACATGTCCCCGTCCCGTAGGTAACGTCACTCGTAGTCGAGATAACTTCCAGTAATACAATGGCTTAAACACGAATACTTTACggaataactaaatatattaaaataaataagttcacAATGCATGTTAAATATAACGTGAAAGTGCGTGTTTTCCAAAGGCACAGTTTTAGGCAacgaatgaatattttattaacctttcgttttttgttgtttttttgctGACGATAAATCTAAAcagcagaaaaataaaataaaatcgtcatatatcacatttttacattttgtatttaaaatcacgatattaaattgtaaaatactcAAAAATGAAATCACACGTTACCTCCGCAAACTGTTAGAAACcatcaatatatgtatgttactgtattataaaacaaattcgacTAATTTtaccgttatttttttatatcagaaaCTAATCTTGTCTCGACTACGTCAACATACACCCCTAAAATTCTACGCAATTTCAAAtgcatatttttaacttatatacgtcaaaattatagatattatcCATGATGGCAAGCGCGAAACGTTCTGATACGCGTAGCTCCGTGAAGCGGTGCGTGTGTGCGGGGCGGGGAGGGGCAGGGCGTGTGGTGGGCGGGGGGGATAGTTCAGCAGACGCAGCCGCTCTCGTTGCCCTCTTGTTCGGAACCCATGGGGGACTGGGTCTGCAAGTCCACAGCTGTTACTGGAGTTAaggagttttaaaataaaacattcacatTCTAAAGTAACAATTAACATTACCCTTGTTTCAAAATTGAAAACTTATATGCGATAgataccttttttattaaacataacagCAATATGACACCAATCACTTTAAATGAACGAAAAAATAGTCACTGGCTAATAAAATCCAAGACAATTTTGACAAACGCTAAAAGAAAatagtaaacaaaaaattaagaaaaaattaaccttaaaagattttaaagctagtaaatattttttgaaaaaacttTCATCTACAAGATTtggctaaaaatattaaaaaaacagtattatcAACCTAAATACCTTTagttaaaataagaatacaaaatgaaaactgaTATATTGTCCATTGATGATAtcgatatttgtatattaaaataaagaaataataaatacgaattagtattgttttaaattttattcaaaatatcagCGTGAGATACGggtatttacaaacaaaatcatGAAACAACGTCCATAGACTATCTGCATAGATCGACGTGTTACTACACAAACGCCATACAGATGTCGACCTCGAGTCTAAGACGTTGTAAatcacaatatatattctgtggtataaaaagaaaaattggcTGTCATTAATCCAAATTATGTGCCAGGAATATTGCACCCAAAATATTATAGTCTGTGTTACTTTATATATCttcttttgtatattatattatgtatcttaataatttatatttgaaatttaataactaattatttgttattattattaaataagtaacttttttatataaatcatagcAATCCGATGCAATATTCCAAGCACAGggtaaataataagtacattaatctattattaataaaaaataaatttaaataaacataatttttttaaattaatatctatcaaattaatgtatataatattaaatcatttttgcgatcaaataaatcttattttaataatagttattgcTCTTGGATGttgatataagtttattatttattaatatatataatataataattacaaaagctGGAATgaactatttcaaatattacaatgtatAAGTCATATAAACCCGATAAAAGCTAGCCGTGAAAatctcacaaaataaaaatattagttaaaaatataagaatcatAAGATTTCGTTCTTAAGcactaaagtaaataaataatactaatgtaCACAGGCCGCGCCACCTCCTTATATACTCATTATGTTATAAGTAATTCGATATTACATTTTAGTCACTAATAAACGTTAACTATAaacttaaaatcaatttatagaaacgaaaataaaaaaaacccgagtaaatttcaaatataatctcAATGAATCCCTTTGATGCCCCGtttgtgttaaaaattaattatataaaaaaagtatggcATAATTTAGGATACGCGAGGTGACCGCGACCAGATGCTATATACAGCCTTAGGGCAGTTCAACGAAACGCTAAACCTACACGCTTGGCTCATTCACTCTCAGCAACTGCATTCGAATTCGTAGATTTAAGCCCCTCTAACCTCTCGCATAGGCTCATACAATACGTcactatattcttaaaattataaaaatgaaacaaaaacagcCCACTCACATACCACTGGGCGAAGGCTTCcgaatagataaaataaacaaaaatatcaatcgTAAaggaacatttaaaatacataatgaatttaatttgaaggatATTGCCAATTTCAAGGGCTCGCCAATGATCAGTCTCATAGACTAAAACGAATCCGCGACAACACAAAAGCGACTCCAGCCGTGCATAAAGGTGCCTCCGTGTTTACAAATATACCAAACGCATTGAAACGGCTCGACCGAACCCAAGCACGATTGTGCATTACCGCGTTGAATGCTGGATGTACATTAAAATCTAATATCACTTTAAATGCTAACACACAAAAGCACAGCGACATGTCAGATCAGTCTGTCGCCCTGAATGATTGCGACGGCAAACGCTTCCGTACCGGTTGCTTTATTCAAGAGACAATTCGTTATACTTACTTTATACATACTTGAGAAAAGCAGAATTGTCCGAGGCATAATTCTGAAGTTACCATTGGCCTGCTATTTACGAATCAAAAGATCGTAAGAAGCTGATACTGTGTTTGAATGTAAACATTATAATGCCAATAAGACAATTCTACGATCCATAAGcaaaacgaattatttttgGAATGATAACCGGGCTTTAGTTATAGAGCGTTACGATCGTTCGGACTCCATTTTGAAGTAACGAGCTATCAAAGAATGAGAGAACGTCCGAAATATTTTCGTTCAATGAATGAACGACCCATACATTTTGTCATTCGCTtccgatatttttaattacacagcTGCCATTTTCAATCCCTCACTAATCATTCAGAGCGACATGGATACACTAAACAACGTTTGTTACTTCAACTTATTTTCATTCAAGTAATCGCTATAATGCCTTTGAATAACAGCCATCGTCCATCGTGATAAAAATCGTTTACaatcagaatatttattaaaaagtgaaaGTCAGGCAAGAGAGGAATATATGAATTTACTCCCACTCGATACAAGCCGTATACATTTCTCGTCTGTAGAgtctgtatttttataaatcgattaaTTTAGAACATTCTTTTAACAAAACACTACCTATAGCTGTCAAGGAAAGTTTgtgcacatttaaaaaaaaaattgaaaattcttTACATATTGAACGGCTAATTTTGATATATCTGTTGAAGGCTTTTGTTAATAACATTCGGCAAAATAGCGTAAACTTCGAGATAACCGCCACACGCCAAGTAACCAACGCTGCCGAGTACCGCGGCCGACGCGCGGGCGGCCCTAGCAGGCGCAGCCGTTGTCGGGCTCCTTGTTGTCTCCGGGCGCCTGTCGCAGGATCACCTCGTGCActgaacatatattattaaggaaaataaattaaacactacggaaataaaactattgttaGAATCGATGTAGTTTCGTTAACAAAGCGTCTTTCTTTTCAACTCTTGTCGTTGCTGTTACATTATTCACTATCTCGATACGGAAACTATTACATgtggtagttttatttatattgttaagttTATAAGTTACATGCTTGGAAACAATTGTCGGCCCAATATGTAAATGAAAAGATTAGAATAGGATAAAACCATCACGTctcaactttaaatttaaacctaaTTAAAGTATACTAAATACtcaatattcaaatacaaaaacattaggGGTGGATGAGTAAGCCAATGGTAAGCGGCCACCTCGCCCTTGGACATTGGCACTGGCAATATCAACCATTATTATCTTATCGATCTACatctataaatgtattatatatgagaaagtaacactgtctgtctgtctatgtgttgctctttcacaatcaaaccactgaaccgaatttaatgaaggagaaagagtttttatatgcctagcacctgacgaacaacccctaaaacgtgaACGAAGGCGCGGACAAcagctagtattaaaatatattacatgaatCTACCCTTGCAAACCGCACTTACTAAGTCGAGTCATATGCTCAAAGGATATCTGGAAAAGTTCGCTTTTTACCGATAAAACCGCCTCTGTATATTTTCCCtagccttaattatatatttttttaatgtgctgTACAATAAAGTGAACTTGCATTTCCTTTCATGATGGTCGCCACCGACCACCAGtctataattacactgacttactcagcATCAGCTATTAATATTAGGTATTTAACATATCACAAGTAAAAACACATACAAGAAAGAcgctttattaatatacatttagtaaaggATTCAAGACTAAAAAGAAGTTTCAATATTACGTTTTCAAGGCTCTAGATATAATTCACTTGAAGATTTTTAAAGCTgtacgtaaaatataaaagcaaagaAATTACCTACAGATAACATTaattacttgaattaaatagtTTCGAGTTGTGAATGTGACTAATGAAAATGCAGTTTAGTtagactaaaatataatttatgactttGCTATTAgtaatgaaatttgaataaCATTCTCGTTGGTTAATGACTTCATGCGACATGCAAACACGTGCGACGTAAGCGAAATTTAAGGAAATACTTAAATagcgtttataaatattgtttaataataaaagatttttttttttttaaatgtttttttttttggctgaGATCTTAAATCAAATACTATAGGCGCGTGAGTTAATGGACCACctagtggtaagtggtcacctgtGATCATTGTCATTGTTCccgaaataatttttaaccattccttacatcgccaatgcgccaaacCTAAGAAACTGAGATATAATGGACTTCGTGCCTGTAgttctggctcactcacctttgaagccgaaacataacaataaataagtattgctgcttggcggtagaatagatgagtggatggtactcaGACATACAGTaattttttggatatttttagaCAATTGAAAGAGGTAAAATTAATTGGCTTGATGCGGTTTTCTTGGTCTTTAtcgagaataaaaaaataaaaagtgaagCAGATGTCATTAagctattttgatttattttattattatataagtattcttTACAGAAGAGTTATATCttccattataaaaaaagaatatatttaagactAGTAATAAAAGTCATGCTATAggcatacaataaataaataaaattgtaataaatacgaTATCTATGATAAGCGAAGGAAGGTGCAAATAGATAAAGCAGGCAGGTAGACAAGTACATATGACATTAGTAATGTTAACTTTACTTACAACACTTGTTAGCTCGCTACGTTACCACCACCCACAAGGACGAGTCCGGGGGACGTCACTAGTTACCGAACGGTCGTGTGCCAATACGTGTGAAATTCGCTACAAGTATGCCGCGGTACTTTTAAACTTGGAATCATGTAAACATTCGACTTAATGACATTTATCAcacgtatttttgttttttctttttggaacgaagttctttttcGCGGCTTTTatgcggcttacagtagagtaaaTGGCAGAAAAAGCGTTATGTCCCCTCCGCGTAACCTCCCCCCCCCCctctctattttatataatataccatctttaaacttttaattaacaggtcattgtttttaatatgaattttatttcttgtcgtTTAATTATTCTCGAATGTTGTTATTCAtattgtatctgttatttaattcacaatatatagcgaaagcaacttcgttccaaccgagTGTCCCACGACACatccggttttttttttttaaagtttgttgACCCAAACTTGAACATATTCCTTTTCAATAATGGAATATGTATAGCTAATTtcacacaaaattaataatcataccCCAAAACGACAACCATGATTAATAATGTAACGGAATCACCATTAATGCCTTAATCTAGCCGCATACAATAATACCATAATAGCGGGTATCACACATTTATACcggtacaaaaaataacattgtacaAATATATCGTGTTCAGTGCGTGTATGGACTGCGTGAGATGTTCATGACgtgtaataattaatgtataaaagtatATCATAGTGTTTGAGGAGAAACTTCTTTGGACGCCATTCATGAAAATAATCCAAGGTCGAGTTTGAACACAACGTTTCTATAAGTAACGTTAGTGACGCAAAAAGGAGTTTCACTTCTATCACGTGTACAGAATCACAAGagcttgtatatttattttgaatagttttttaaaaaggaTACTGTCTTCCGGTGGCTTGCTCTCGGCAGAGTCCATGCCTGGCAGCGCCGCGGCTACTCTTCGGaataactgtaaatatatacaaatatatgatgAGCATGAAATTTAATCGACCAACAATTTTTCATTCATCGAGCGAAACAGGTAAATTcgggattatattttatagttcttGACCAAAGATCGCCATACGTTCACATCTGCTGAGATTACAACtgtaatttcaaatgtatatattttatttataatttaagtcttACCTCGTAATCTAGTAGGAGATCAACATTGGGGTAATAAGCccttctaaataaaataaagtgagGTAACACTTAGTCCCAGCGGTTGGACATCTACAAACTATAATTACCACGTTATAACATTTTGTAGTCACCTGTTTGACATTATATCCAGCCTTCGCGCTGGTCTCGATGAACATAACGTTGAGCTCCTTAGCCTTGCGGTCCCCGTCCTCGGTTGAGACCTGCCGCTTGTCCGACAGATCGGTCTTGTTGCCAACCAGCATGATGATGACGTCCGACCCGCGCTCCGTGCGGACGTCATCGATCCATTTCGATGTTTGGTGGAATGAGTTTGCATCTGAAGacatcaaattataattgattaaaatatatttattttcaaaatgtcaTGTCATTGCGAAAAAGGTTTAGTTTTGATCGAAGCCATTCGAAGATTAAGTGTAtcgtacatttatataatactccAGTAAGCTTAAAACATTGTGACAAAATTTCAACAAGGCGTGTATAAATCTAGCCATTCTGTTTTAagccttaatataataatgattattaacattttacaataGTAAGTTTTATACTTGTTTTatcgcaattaaaaaaaaaacagttaaaccatttacatttaaattctgAATATAATTCAATGAAACGAAATAGAGGCCGTCGAGGGTCAATATTCTTTGCTCAGcagttttaaatgtcaatacGGATCGAAGAATCTTGCTCGAAAACGCTTGTACAGAAGATTAGTGAGCACTAATCATAGTCGTTGGGGCATTAAATACAACTTTGGATTcctttttattctaaatttatttttacgttttaagTTTATTAGCATTAGACACATGGTTATTGACTAATATGTGTCTGTATAATTATACTGCACAAATAGCGATAGCAATAATAAAACATGGACACCTTTGAGCGACCAAGAAAATGCGATGGTACATATCAATCGCGTTCTATATCCTCATCTTATACTCGTGGATTTATAGCCTTACATTAAATTTAGTCCGTcgctttgttattatatttttatttggtatacgAGCATATAAGCATATCAGCGGCGctgtaagtacatatatataaaacattccgTACACCACCCAATATCTTCTGAACCTggaattacactggcttactaaacctttacaaaacacaaatatcgattGATGTTTGGCCCGAGAAAATCTGACGAATCGGTACCAACCCAGACAGACCTGCAAAAAGCCCCGCCCACACACAGGTGTAATCGATTCTTAAGAACCGTCGACATATCAATAGCGTTTCCGAAGTTATTACAACTAGATTTTTAGCAAGATAGCTCAGCAATTGCCTCTTGAATTATAGATTTCTAACATTGACGTCATCAGAAATCGGACGACGTTATACTCAGTGACGGATATTGTATTCGGCCgtgttaactatttttttttcttcatctaCGAAACTATTTAATTGGAGTTGCATTGCTTTATAACTCATACAACATAGCGTCGAACATAATCGAAATTCGAAACGTAATCGAAATTCTCGAACAATTGTTTACACTAAGGAATCAGAAATTGACCCACCTTTACCGTACATCATAATCTTTATGAAGAAAATTTTATGAGCTTGGTTTCGATTTGTGTTATAgaagtatataaatatgattttctgAAATGttgtattattcaataaaataatgtatacataaGCATCTATCAAACAAATAGTTAGCAAATAAGTGTGAAGTTGTTTTTTACTCAACGATTCCatcgataatttttttgtacCATGTACACAACTAGTACTTTCAGCAATTAAGAAAAGTCAGTTTCATAAATGACGTATCGATACATTCGAATAATCATCTCAAGTGGACACTGGGAAGTGTGACGTCATCAgtaatccaatatggcggacagCTGCCGGACGCCACTAAAACTGTGCTATAGCTCGTAaccatttgtaatatttttattgatctaCAAAATTTACCCTGTATTCTATTCATTCGATTCATATTTACTAAAGTTGAgaccttgaataaataataataatgttcaatttagtattttatgacCAATCAGCTGGTTTATCGTCTTATCCGAAACTCTAAAAAACACATTAATGTTCAACGTCGAACATtgtgtttatgtaataaaactgaATGTGCACTTCTTAGTAAAAAAGAATAACTGTAGAACGAAGATGATTGAAGTCCGTGTCAATGCAAGCAATAATGTGTCAACGAggttagattatattattagaggTTGATAATTGCACaggaattaataaaacatatgttctcaaattaaaattgatatttctaTTTGTCCTTAGAAGCGTATAGCGCTTCTAAGATAAACATCATATTTTAAGTATCATCACACTTTTGTGAATTATTCTGTGTACACCCGAGAAAGTTcttagaataaaaacaaaatgttttttttttgtatgttcttCAAAAGATGTTCTATGTACACCCATATttactcgtgcgaagccggggcgggtagctagttcttattaaatttataaatcctaAATCGCATCGTATAACTTG
Proteins encoded:
- the LOC125070199 gene encoding ras-related protein Rab6 isoform X2, producing the protein MSTSGEFGNPLRKFKLVFLGEQSVGKTSLITRFMYDSFDNTYQATIGIDFLSKTMYLEDRTVRLQLWDTAGQERFRSLIPSYIRDSTVAVVVYDITNANSFHQTSKWIDDVRTERGSDVIIMLVGNKTDLSDKRQVSTEDGDRKAKELNVMFIETSAKAGYNVKQLFRRVAAALPGMDSAESKPPEDTVDLQTQSPMGSEQEGNESGCVC
- the LOC125070199 gene encoding ras-related protein Rab6 isoform X1; translation: MSTSGEFGNPLRKFKLVFLGEQSVGKTSLITRFMYDSFDNTYQATIGIDFLSKTMYLEDRTVRLQLWDTAGQERFRSLIPSYIRDSTVAVVVYDITNANSFHQTSKWIDDVRTERGSDVIIMLVGNKTDLSDKRQVSTEDGDRKAKELNVMFIETSAKAGYNVKQLFRRVAAALPGMDSAESKPPEDMHEVILRVGRGTRQRWLLGVWRLSRSLRYFAECY
- the LOC125070199 gene encoding ras-related protein Rab6 isoform X3, which produces MSTSGEFGNPLRKFKLVFLGEQSVGKTSLITRFMYDSFDNTYQATIGIDFLSKTMYLEDRTVRLQLWDTAGQERFRSLIPSYIRDSTVAVVVYDITNANSFHQTSKWIDDVRTERGSDVIIMLVGNKTDLSDKRQVSTEDGDRKAKELNVMFIETSAKAGYNVKQLFRRVAAALPGMDSAESKPPEDMHEVILRQAPGDNKEPDNGCAC